TATGAGAAGAATTGGTGCAGAAAGGACCAGTTGAGACGCTTCGTGCAGCTTGGAGCCATTTCAGAAGAAGAGTATGAGCTAATAACAGAAGAATCGTTTCATCCTAAAGCCGACTAGAAGGCTTTTTTATTTTGGGTGAAATTTATAAAAATCAATCTTTTATAAAATAGAAAAGGGTGTAGTGATGGAAACAATTTCAGTATTTTTTAATTTGGAAAGTTTAGAGGTAGCAAAATTTTATTTATTTGGACCCGTTAAGTTTTTAGATTTGTTAGTAGTGCTTATGCTAGTGGATGTACTAACGGGCATCTTCAAAGCTATTAAGAACAAGGACTTACGAAGCCGATCTGCACTGTTCGGTTATGCTCGTAAGATTGCGATCTTTGCGATTATCATTGTCGCTAACATCGTGGACAGAATACTGGATTTGAATGGCATGGTTGCGACAGCGACTGTGCTTTTTTATATGGCCAATGAAATCTTATCAATTACAGAGAATGCAGCTCACATTGGTTTAAAAGTTCCACCAGTCATTATGGAGAAACTACGTGGTTTTAATCAGCATGGACCAGAAGAACAACCAAAATCAGAGGAGAGTGAAGAGAAATGAACATTAAACAAGATCTAATCCCAACATCAGCAAGCAATCGACCAGGTAAAAAAATTGGCGCAACTTATATTACGGTGCATGAAACAGCTAACACGAATAGAGGAGCGAATGCTGAAATGCATTCCCGCTATATCAAAGGTGCAGATGCACGGTCACGTTCTGTTTCATGGCATTTTACAGTAGATGATACAGAGATCATTCAGCACTTACCAGTTAATGAGATGGGTTGGCACGCGGGCTCACAAGGAAATCGTCAATCAGTTGGTATTGAGCTTTGCGTCAACTCTGACGGTAATTATGAAAAAGCAAAGGCAAATGCCGTATGGCTTGTTCAACGTTTGATGAATCAATTGAACATTCCATTGTCTCGAGTCGTTTCTCATAAGCATTGGACAGGAAAGAATTGCCCTGCTCAACTTCTTAATCAATGGAGCACATTTAAAGCTCTTGTAGGTGGATCTTATTATGAAGCACCTCAAACGGGAGGTACGGATGTCAAAGGCGGAACTTACACCGTCAAGAGCGGTGATACACTCACATCTATCGCTAAAGCCCATAACACAACAGTGGATGCATTAAAGAAGGCGAACCCTTCAATTAACCCTGACGAAATTCAAGTCGGGCAGATCCTTAATCTTAGTGGAGCAAAACCGGTTGAATCTGAACCATCAAAACCAGTGAATGCGTTCATTGCTGCCGCTCAGGAGTTTTTAAACAGTCGAAGCTACCCAACTAAAGGGAAATTCGAGAAGTTGGTTGTGGATGGACTAGCAGGTCGTTTAACGATGGATGCCTTAGTTCGTGTCTATCAATATTTTGCAGGTGTTGGGATCGACGGTAAATTCGGACCTCAGAGCAAAGCCGCAGCCAACACGTTGCGTCGCGGATCAACTCATCAATGGTGGGTACGCCTTTTACAATCAGCGTTAAATGTAAAAGGATACAAACTTGCGGTTGATGGTGTTTTTGGGGCAGGTACTGAAAAGGCTGTACGTG
The nucleotide sequence above comes from Alkalicoccobacillus plakortidis. Encoded proteins:
- a CDS encoding XkdX family protein, which encodes MFESLKERYEKNWCRKDQLRRFVQLGAISEEEYELITEESFHPKAD
- a CDS encoding phage holin family protein produces the protein METISVFFNLESLEVAKFYLFGPVKFLDLLVVLMLVDVLTGIFKAIKNKDLRSRSALFGYARKIAIFAIIIVANIVDRILDLNGMVATATVLFYMANEILSITENAAHIGLKVPPVIMEKLRGFNQHGPEEQPKSEESEEK
- a CDS encoding N-acetylmuramoyl-L-alanine amidase, with product MNIKQDLIPTSASNRPGKKIGATYITVHETANTNRGANAEMHSRYIKGADARSRSVSWHFTVDDTEIIQHLPVNEMGWHAGSQGNRQSVGIELCVNSDGNYEKAKANAVWLVQRLMNQLNIPLSRVVSHKHWTGKNCPAQLLNQWSTFKALVGGSYYEAPQTGGTDVKGGTYTVKSGDTLTSIAKAHNTTVDALKKANPSINPDEIQVGQILNLSGAKPVESEPSKPVNAFIAAAQEFLNSRSYPTKGKFEKLVVDGLAGRLTMDALVRVYQYFAGVGIDGKFGPQSKAAANTLRRGSTHQWWVRLLQSALNVKGYKLAVDGVFGAGTEKAVRDFQATQRITSDGIAGANTWERLFK